In the Pseudomonadota bacterium genome, one interval contains:
- a CDS encoding nitroreductase family deazaflavin-dependent oxidoreductase, which yields MHRLVFKTLTALNNALYRWSGGRLGGRFGKAPIFLLTVRGRRSGRPFTVPLLYLVDGGDYIIVGSKAGDAKHPDWYLNLEANPEAQVQIGERFERVRAETVAADEKARLWPCLVEMYADFESYQKWAAGRDIPVVRLRVVKET from the coding sequence ATGCATCGCCTGGTGTTCAAGACGCTCACCGCCCTGAACAACGCGCTCTACCGCTGGTCAGGTGGCCGCCTGGGCGGTCGCTTCGGCAAGGCCCCCATCTTCCTTCTCACCGTGCGCGGACGCCGGAGCGGGCGTCCCTTCACCGTTCCGCTTCTCTATCTCGTGGACGGTGGCGACTACATCATCGTCGGATCAAAGGCGGGCGACGCGAAGCATCCAGACTGGTACCTGAACCTCGAAGCCAATCCCGAGGCGCAGGTTCAGATCGGAGAGCGCTTCGAGCGCGTGCGCGCCGAGACCGTGGCTGCCGACGAGAAGGCGCGCCTGTGGCCCTGCCTCGTCGAGATGTACGCCGACTTCGAGTCGTACCAGAAGTGGGCCGCGGGGCGTGACATTCCCGTGGTGCGGTTGCGTGTCGTCAAAGAGACCTGA
- a CDS encoding radical SAM protein, producing the protein MRALLVHVPNLLWIGPNNHLTDRMEIGLMAMGLFSIADVADRAGVPVEIVNLHTSFTASPDFNLVNHVIETGAEVVGFSVHWAKTIESALRFAALLAKHSPRTKVVLGGFTASYFARQVLEHHPAVHAVIQGDGEIPFREYASAVLDHRSDLGHVPNLLWRRDGEIVENPRTYTARPQDLDDLDFARFDLLKDAHAYAPGYWTTRPEIACQKTFLVSTGRGCSFNCSFCGGAAPAQKVINNRTRFVYRSPESVMRTIETAVERGFTNIYFDYDPEPEGAYYLDLFARVRNRGLKGLTCCFGSWKLPTEALIDAMRETFDIGLFQMSPETWSEDARLRNKDARIHYSNAELEANIDAIARRGLYSQVYFGYVMPYDTREAVYGTIAYVDALNRRFGHSCEVRNLRFSTDPGSPAFQRPEKHDITLWAPDLESYLNIMGASNQRGYLNNLQLFKVNSMSDLENYLCSQMPPCYYHLQASYPQTMAGLLERLGYPTLLTMLERVFLLPRWRGVLEPLVHTFDAHPAEMHASMRLVVTAAMSPGLNDVLEDEHARLIAGGSLSEAPEKAPEALTPVPVDFTKL; encoded by the coding sequence ATGCGCGCACTGCTCGTACACGTTCCCAACCTCCTCTGGATCGGGCCCAACAACCACCTGACCGATCGCATGGAGATCGGGCTCATGGCCATGGGGCTCTTCTCCATCGCCGACGTGGCCGACCGTGCGGGAGTGCCCGTCGAGATCGTCAATCTCCACACCTCCTTCACCGCCTCGCCCGATTTCAACCTGGTGAATCACGTGATCGAGACGGGTGCTGAGGTCGTGGGGTTCTCGGTGCACTGGGCCAAGACCATCGAGAGCGCCCTGCGCTTCGCGGCGCTGCTGGCGAAGCACAGCCCGAGAACCAAGGTCGTTCTCGGGGGCTTCACCGCCAGCTACTTCGCGCGACAGGTGCTCGAGCATCATCCTGCCGTGCACGCCGTGATACAGGGCGATGGGGAGATCCCCTTCCGCGAGTATGCGTCAGCAGTGCTCGACCACCGCTCCGATCTCGGGCACGTCCCCAACCTGCTCTGGCGGCGCGACGGAGAGATCGTCGAGAACCCGAGAACCTACACGGCGCGCCCGCAAGACCTCGACGACCTCGACTTCGCGCGATTCGATCTGCTCAAGGACGCCCATGCGTACGCCCCCGGCTACTGGACAACGCGTCCCGAGATCGCCTGCCAGAAGACCTTTCTCGTGAGCACGGGAAGAGGGTGCTCCTTCAACTGCAGCTTCTGCGGGGGGGCAGCGCCCGCCCAGAAGGTGATCAACAACCGGACGCGCTTCGTGTACCGCTCTCCCGAATCGGTGATGCGCACAATCGAGACGGCGGTGGAGCGAGGGTTCACGAACATCTACTTCGACTACGACCCCGAGCCGGAGGGCGCGTACTACCTCGATCTCTTCGCGCGGGTCCGCAACCGCGGACTGAAAGGCCTCACCTGCTGCTTCGGGTCCTGGAAGCTGCCCACCGAAGCGCTCATCGACGCCATGCGCGAGACCTTCGACATCGGCCTGTTCCAGATGTCTCCGGAAACGTGGTCGGAAGACGCCCGCCTGCGAAACAAGGACGCGCGCATCCACTACTCCAACGCAGAGCTCGAGGCCAACATCGACGCCATCGCAAGACGAGGCCTCTACAGCCAGGTCTACTTCGGCTACGTCATGCCCTACGACACGCGCGAGGCCGTGTACGGCACCATCGCCTACGTCGACGCGCTGAACAGGCGCTTCGGCCACAGCTGCGAGGTGCGGAACCTCCGCTTCTCGACCGACCCCGGCTCTCCCGCCTTCCAGCGTCCGGAGAAGCACGACATCACCCTGTGGGCCCCCGATCTGGAGAGCTATCTCAACATCATGGGCGCGTCGAACCAGCGCGGATACCTCAACAACCTGCAGCTCTTCAAGGTGAACTCGATGTCTGATCTGGAGAACTACCTGTGCTCCCAGATGCCCCCCTGCTACTATCACCTGCAGGCGTCGTACCCACAGACCATGGCGGGGCTGCTCGAGCGGCTCGGCTACCCCACCCTGCTCACCATGCTCGAACGGGTCTTCCTGCTACCGCGCTGGCGCGGCGTCCTCGAGCCCCTGGTGCACACGTTCGACGCGCATCCCGCCGAGATGCACGCCTCGATGCGTCTGGTCGTCACCGCCGCGATGAGCCCCGGACTGAATGATGTGCTCGAAGACGAGCACGCACGTCTCATCGCAGGCGGCTCGCTCAGCGAAGCGCCGGAAAAAGCGCCGGAAGCGCTTACACCGGTCCCGGTTGATTTTACAAAACTTTAA